One segment of Micromonospora parathelypteridis DNA contains the following:
- a CDS encoding response regulator transcription factor has translation MIRVLLADDEDLIRVAVAALLGLEPDIEVVAHAADGPTAVTATLAHRPDVAVVDLEMPGLDGIAVAAELTRARPECAVVVLTGHGRPGHLRQALTAGARGFLRKGSPGGALADVIRRVHAGGRYVDPSLAADALTLPPCPLTPRELETLRLAEVGAPVALIARRVHLSTGTVRNHLSAAVQKLGAADRAEAVRTARDNGWL, from the coding sequence GTGATCCGCGTCCTGCTCGCCGACGACGAGGACCTGATCCGGGTCGCGGTCGCCGCGCTGCTCGGCCTGGAGCCGGACATCGAGGTGGTGGCACACGCCGCCGATGGGCCGACGGCCGTCACCGCGACACTGGCGCACCGCCCGGACGTGGCCGTGGTGGACCTGGAGATGCCCGGCCTGGACGGCATCGCGGTGGCCGCCGAGCTGACCCGGGCCCGACCCGAATGCGCGGTGGTCGTGCTGACCGGGCACGGCCGACCCGGGCACCTGCGCCAGGCGCTGACCGCCGGCGCCCGGGGGTTCCTGCGCAAGGGTTCGCCGGGTGGCGCGCTCGCGGATGTGATCCGCCGGGTGCACGCCGGAGGCCGCTACGTCGACCCCTCGCTGGCCGCCGACGCGCTGACCTTGCCCCCGTGCCCACTGACCCCTCGGGAACTGGAGACGCTGCGGCTGGCCGAGGTTGGTGCCCCGGTAGCGCTGATCGCCCGGCGGGTGCACCTGTCCACCGGCACGGTGCGCAACCATCTCTCCGCCGCCGTGCAGAAGCTCGGCGCGGCCGACCGGGCCGAGGCGGTACGCACCGCCCGGGACAACGGCTGGCTCTGA
- a CDS encoding sensor histidine kinase, giving the protein MASEAVTARADRRLRRARRATLLSLATGVWASVLFPAVGLTREPDPGRVVLGAVGILAFTVAQTVVLYAAVTPWLDPRWRRRAQVGLAGMAVLSVPLVGPVAAGSWPTWAWLGAALIGMAPLLLVRLRATLAVAAGVLVVAVAVAWWTGGSVPRHLAVTGGIGVGVAAVNGFQVWFWDLLVQARQGQAAQARLAAAEERLRFARDVHDVLGHSLTVIALKAELAARLASVDPERAGREAAEVQRLAASALTEVRETVHGYRVVDLDEQLAAVAEVLRSSGVRCTVLPLPADLPQPAAAELAAVLREASTNVLRHSRADWCRIRIDREDDVARMTVANDGADDRGPDAHSHGLRGLADRLAAAGGELRVRREDTVFTLEATVPVPS; this is encoded by the coding sequence GTGGCGAGCGAGGCGGTGACGGCCCGGGCGGACCGCCGGCTGCGCCGGGCTCGGCGGGCAACGCTCTTGTCGCTGGCCACCGGCGTCTGGGCGAGCGTCCTGTTCCCGGCGGTCGGGCTGACCCGCGAGCCCGATCCGGGCCGGGTGGTGCTCGGCGCGGTTGGCATCCTCGCGTTCACGGTCGCCCAGACCGTTGTGCTGTACGCGGCCGTGACGCCGTGGCTCGACCCGCGCTGGCGGCGCCGCGCTCAGGTGGGCCTGGCCGGGATGGCGGTGCTGAGCGTTCCGCTCGTGGGTCCGGTGGCGGCTGGCAGTTGGCCGACCTGGGCCTGGCTCGGTGCGGCACTGATCGGCATGGCGCCGCTGCTGTTGGTGCGACTGCGGGCCACGTTGGCGGTGGCGGCCGGTGTGCTGGTGGTGGCGGTGGCGGTCGCCTGGTGGACCGGCGGCTCCGTCCCGCGTCACCTCGCCGTCACCGGGGGGATCGGGGTGGGCGTCGCCGCCGTGAACGGGTTCCAGGTCTGGTTCTGGGACCTGCTGGTGCAGGCCAGGCAGGGCCAGGCCGCCCAGGCCCGGCTGGCCGCCGCCGAGGAGCGGTTGCGCTTCGCCCGGGACGTGCACGACGTGCTGGGGCACAGCCTTACGGTGATCGCGTTGAAGGCCGAACTCGCCGCCCGGCTCGCCTCGGTCGACCCGGAACGGGCCGGGCGGGAAGCCGCCGAGGTGCAACGCTTGGCCGCGTCCGCGCTCACCGAGGTGCGGGAGACCGTGCACGGTTACCGGGTCGTCGACCTCGACGAACAACTCGCCGCGGTGGCGGAGGTGCTGCGCTCCTCTGGGGTACGGTGCACGGTCCTGCCGCTGCCAGCGGACCTGCCGCAGCCCGCCGCCGCCGAACTGGCGGCCGTGCTGCGCGAGGCGAGCACCAACGTGCTGCGACACAGCCGGGCCGACTGGTGCCGGATCCGCATCGATCGGGAGGACGACGTGGCCAGAATGACGGTGGCCAACGACGGCGCCGACGACCGTGGCCCGGACGCGCACAGCCACGGCCTGCGCGGGTTGGCCGACCGGCTCGCCGCCGCCGGGGGCGAGTTGCGGGTACGCCGGGAGGACACGGTGTTCACCCTCGAGGCCACCGTGCCGGTGCCGTCGTGA
- a CDS encoding DEAD/DEAH box helicase has product MSSAPAQHDAPTDAPLDATPAGTDEVNAFTELGLRAELLGALAALGYEEPTPIQREAIPPLLEGRDLLGQAATGTGKTAAFALPLLNLMTAHRRGGDPVALVLVPTRELAVQVSEAFHRYGKDLGARVLPIYGGQPIGRQLRALDSGVDVVVATPGRALDHIARGTLRLGGLATVVLDEADEMLDMGFAEDIEAILEHAPAQRQTVLFSATMPSRIDGMARQHLREPVRIEIGREQTVAGEAPRVRQSAYIVTRAHKPAALGRVLDVESPTAAIVFCRSREEVDRLTETMNGRGYRSEALHGGMSQEQRDRVMGRLRAGTADLLVATDVAARGLDVEQLTHVVNYDVPSAPESYVHRIGRVGRAGREGVAITLAEPREHRMLKTIERVTGQRITIDKIPTVADMRTRRLELTQAALRESLLEDDLDPFRVIVETLTDEFDLMEVALAAVKLAHEVTSPGSDDEEEIPQVPVRGPREGRPETGGRGGDRRGGGRPRSGGGNTVQVFVGLGRRAGVRPQDLVGAITGETGIRGRDIGSIEIADRFSLVEVPQGVADEVISGLRQSTIKGRKATVRRDRGGDER; this is encoded by the coding sequence ATGAGTTCCGCACCTGCACAGCACGACGCACCGACCGACGCACCGCTCGACGCCACCCCCGCCGGCACCGACGAGGTGAACGCCTTCACCGAGCTCGGGCTGCGCGCCGAACTGCTGGGCGCGCTCGCCGCCCTCGGTTACGAGGAGCCGACCCCCATCCAGCGGGAGGCGATTCCACCGCTGCTGGAAGGTCGGGACCTGCTGGGTCAGGCGGCCACCGGCACCGGCAAGACGGCGGCGTTCGCGCTGCCGCTGCTGAACCTCATGACGGCACACCGCCGGGGCGGCGATCCGGTCGCGCTGGTGCTGGTGCCGACCCGGGAGCTGGCGGTGCAGGTCTCCGAGGCGTTCCACCGCTACGGCAAGGACCTGGGCGCTCGGGTGCTGCCGATCTACGGTGGGCAGCCGATCGGGCGGCAGCTGCGGGCACTCGACAGCGGCGTGGACGTGGTGGTGGCCACCCCGGGTCGGGCGCTGGACCACATCGCCCGGGGCACGCTGCGGCTCGGCGGGCTGGCCACGGTGGTGCTCGACGAGGCCGACGAGATGCTCGACATGGGCTTCGCCGAGGACATCGAGGCGATCCTGGAGCACGCTCCCGCGCAGCGTCAGACGGTGCTCTTCTCGGCCACCATGCCGTCCCGCATCGACGGAATGGCCCGCCAGCACCTGCGTGAGCCGGTCCGGATCGAGATCGGCCGGGAGCAGACGGTCGCCGGTGAGGCGCCCCGGGTGCGGCAGAGCGCGTACATCGTGACCCGTGCGCACAAGCCGGCCGCGCTGGGCCGGGTGCTGGACGTGGAGTCGCCCACGGCGGCGATCGTGTTCTGCCGCAGCCGGGAAGAGGTCGACCGGCTGACCGAGACGATGAACGGCCGGGGTTACCGCTCCGAGGCGCTGCACGGCGGCATGAGCCAGGAGCAGCGTGACCGGGTCATGGGCCGGCTGCGGGCGGGCACCGCCGACCTGCTGGTCGCCACCGACGTGGCGGCGCGTGGGCTGGACGTCGAGCAGCTCACCCACGTCGTCAACTACGACGTGCCGTCAGCTCCCGAGTCGTACGTGCACCGGATCGGCCGGGTGGGTCGGGCCGGGCGCGAGGGCGTGGCGATCACCCTCGCCGAGCCGCGCGAGCACCGGATGCTCAAGACCATCGAACGGGTGACCGGCCAGCGGATCACCATCGACAAGATCCCCACCGTGGCCGACATGCGTACCCGCCGGCTGGAGCTGACCCAGGCGGCGCTGCGGGAGAGCCTGCTGGAGGACGACCTCGACCCGTTCCGGGTGATCGTGGAGACGCTGACCGACGAGTTCGACCTGATGGAGGTCGCCCTCGCCGCCGTGAAGCTGGCCCACGAGGTGACGTCGCCGGGCTCCGACGACGAGGAGGAGATCCCGCAGGTGCCGGTGCGTGGGCCGCGCGAGGGTCGACCGGAGACCGGCGGCCGGGGTGGCGATCGGCGTGGTGGGGGCCGGCCGCGCTCGGGCGGCGGCAACACCGTCCAGGTCTTCGTCGGCCTGGGCCGGCGCGCGGGGGTGCGCCCGCAGGACCTGGTCGGCGCGATCACCGGCGAGACCGGGATCCGTGGCCGGGACATCGGCTCGATCGAGATCGCCGACCGGTTCTCGCTGGTGGAGGTGCCGCAGGGGGTGGCCGACGAGGTGATCTCCGGGTTGCGCCAGAGCACGATCAAGGGCCGCAAGGCCACCGTGCGCCGCGACCGCGGGGGCGACGAGCGCTGA
- a CDS encoding DoxX family protein yields the protein MNLVLWIIQIMLAVAFAGAGVSKLTQPKEKLRDRMAWVDPVPPTQVKALGAVEVLAAIGLVLPPLTGIATVLTPLAAVGLVIVMIGGILVHRRDFKKRDTEAARRLEIQGGILCAVLLLLAAVVAWGRFGPYSF from the coding sequence GTGAACCTGGTGCTCTGGATCATCCAGATCATGCTCGCCGTCGCCTTTGCCGGCGCTGGCGTCAGCAAGCTGACCCAGCCCAAGGAGAAACTGCGCGACCGGATGGCCTGGGTGGACCCGGTTCCGCCGACCCAGGTCAAGGCCCTCGGCGCTGTCGAGGTGCTGGCCGCCATCGGGCTGGTGCTGCCTCCGCTCACCGGCATCGCCACCGTGCTCACCCCGCTCGCCGCCGTCGGGCTGGTCATCGTCATGATCGGCGGCATCCTGGTGCACCGGCGCGACTTCAAGAAGCGGGACACGGAGGCCGCCCGCCGGTTGGAGATCCAGGGCGGGATCCTCTGCGCGGTGCTGCTCCTCCTCGCCGCCGTGGTGGCGTGGGGCCGCTTCGGCCCGTACTCCTTCTGA
- the lon gene encoding endopeptidase La — MATLPVLPLTDAVLLPGMVIPVTLDPTTQAAIDAARATGDRKLLAVPRIDGEYGPVGVVATIEKVGRLPEGEPAAVIRGLSRARIGSGVPGPGAALWVEATELDEPAPAGRARELAREYRALVTSVLQQRGAWQVIDAVERMTDLSELADSAGYAPWLTLEQKTELLAAPDVTARLELLVGWVKDYLAEQEVTEQINSDVREGLEKSQREFLLRQQLAAIRKELGEDEPDGSADYRSRVEAAELPEKVREAAMREVGKLERASDASPEAGWIRTWLDTVLEMPWGTRTQDNTDLAAARAVLDADHAGLADVKDRILEYLAVRNRRAERNLGVVGGRGSGAVLALAGPPGVGKTSLGESVARALGRNFVRVSLGGVRDEAEIRGHRRTYVGALPGRIVRALREAGSMNPVVLLDEVDKLAAGYAGDPAAALLEVLDPAQNHTFRDHYLEVDLDLSDVLFLATANVVESIPGPLLDRMELVTLDGYTEDEKVAIARDHLLPRQRERAGLTAEEVQIADEALALIAGEYTREAGVRQLERGLAKILRKVAVTLATDDTPVRVDTDNLTGYLGRPKFTPESAERTAVPGVATGLAVTGAGGDVLFIEATSMEGEPGLTLTGQLGDVMKESAHIALSYLRSNGRRFGIDPNVLAGRRIHVHFPAGAVPKDGPSAGITMVTALASLVTGRPVRPEFGMTGEVTLSGRVLPIGGVKQKLLAAHRAGLTEVIIPARNEPDLDDLPTEVREALTVHTLADVADVLALALRPADVPALDGPALFTV; from the coding sequence ATGGCAACTCTTCCGGTACTTCCCCTGACCGACGCCGTGCTGCTGCCCGGCATGGTCATCCCGGTGACCCTCGACCCGACCACCCAGGCCGCGATCGACGCGGCGCGGGCGACCGGCGACCGCAAGCTGCTGGCCGTGCCGCGTATCGACGGCGAGTACGGCCCGGTCGGCGTCGTCGCCACCATCGAGAAGGTCGGCCGGCTGCCCGAGGGTGAGCCCGCCGCCGTCATCCGTGGCCTGTCCCGGGCCCGGATCGGCTCCGGTGTGCCCGGCCCCGGCGCCGCACTCTGGGTCGAGGCGACCGAACTCGACGAACCCGCCCCCGCCGGCCGTGCGCGCGAACTCGCCCGCGAGTACCGCGCCCTGGTGACCTCCGTGCTTCAGCAGCGGGGCGCCTGGCAGGTCATCGACGCGGTGGAGCGGATGACCGACCTGTCCGAGCTGGCCGACTCGGCCGGTTACGCGCCCTGGCTGACCCTGGAGCAGAAAACCGAGCTGCTCGCCGCACCGGACGTCACCGCCCGGTTGGAGCTGCTGGTCGGCTGGGTCAAGGACTACCTGGCCGAGCAGGAGGTCACTGAGCAGATCAACAGTGACGTCCGCGAAGGGCTGGAAAAGTCGCAGCGGGAGTTCCTGCTGCGCCAGCAGCTCGCCGCGATCCGCAAGGAACTGGGCGAGGACGAGCCGGACGGCTCGGCCGACTACCGGTCCCGGGTCGAGGCAGCCGAGCTGCCGGAGAAGGTCCGCGAGGCGGCCATGCGCGAGGTCGGCAAGCTGGAGCGGGCCAGTGACGCCTCCCCGGAGGCCGGCTGGATCCGCACCTGGCTGGACACCGTGCTGGAAATGCCGTGGGGCACGCGTACCCAGGACAACACCGACCTGGCCGCGGCCCGGGCTGTGCTCGACGCCGATCACGCCGGTCTGGCCGACGTGAAGGACCGCATCCTGGAGTACCTGGCCGTGCGCAACCGGCGGGCCGAGCGCAACCTCGGCGTGGTCGGCGGTCGCGGCTCCGGCGCGGTGCTCGCGCTCGCCGGTCCTCCCGGAGTCGGCAAGACCAGCCTCGGCGAGTCCGTGGCGCGGGCGCTCGGGCGCAACTTCGTCCGGGTCTCGCTCGGTGGTGTCCGCGACGAGGCGGAGATCCGCGGTCACCGGCGCACCTACGTGGGCGCGCTGCCCGGCCGGATCGTCCGCGCGCTGCGCGAGGCCGGCTCGATGAATCCGGTCGTGCTCCTCGACGAGGTGGACAAGCTGGCCGCCGGCTACGCCGGCGACCCGGCCGCCGCCCTGCTGGAGGTGCTCGACCCGGCCCAGAACCACACCTTCCGGGATCACTACCTGGAGGTCGACCTCGACCTGTCCGACGTGCTGTTCCTGGCCACCGCCAACGTGGTGGAGTCCATCCCCGGCCCGCTGTTGGACCGGATGGAACTCGTCACCCTGGACGGCTACACCGAGGACGAGAAGGTCGCCATCGCCCGCGACCACCTGCTGCCCCGGCAGCGGGAGCGGGCCGGGCTGACCGCCGAAGAGGTGCAGATCGCCGACGAGGCGTTGGCACTGATCGCGGGGGAGTACACCCGGGAGGCCGGCGTCCGGCAGCTCGAACGTGGCCTCGCCAAGATCCTGCGCAAGGTGGCGGTGACGCTCGCGACCGACGACACCCCGGTACGCGTCGACACCGACAACCTCACCGGCTACCTGGGGCGGCCGAAGTTCACCCCGGAATCGGCCGAGCGCACCGCGGTGCCCGGCGTGGCAACCGGCCTCGCCGTCACCGGCGCGGGTGGGGACGTGCTCTTCATCGAGGCGACCAGCATGGAGGGCGAGCCGGGGCTGACCCTGACCGGTCAGCTCGGTGACGTGATGAAGGAGTCGGCGCACATCGCGCTCTCCTACCTGCGTTCCAACGGACGTCGGTTCGGCATCGACCCGAACGTCCTGGCCGGACGCCGGATCCACGTCCACTTCCCGGCGGGCGCGGTGCCCAAGGACGGCCCGAGCGCCGGCATCACCATGGTGACGGCTCTGGCGTCGCTGGTCACCGGCCGACCGGTCCGCCCCGAGTTCGGGATGACCGGCGAGGTGACGCTCTCCGGTCGGGTGCTACCGATCGGGGGAGTGAAGCAGAAGCTGCTCGCCGCGCACCGGGCCGGCCTCACCGAGGTCATCATCCCGGCGCGTAACGAGCCCGACCTGGACGACCTGCCGACCGAGGTGCGCGAGGCGCTGACCGTGCACACCCTGGCCGACGTGGCCGACGTGCTCGCCCTGGCGCTGCGCCCGGCCGACGTGCCGGCGCTGGACGGTCCGGCGCTCTTCACGGTCTGA
- a CDS encoding manganese catalase family protein, which produces MFRHVKDLQFEARPDGPDAAFARRLQEVLGGKWGEMTVANQYLFQGWNCRLPGKYKDLLLDVGTEEMGHVEMIVTMITRLLDNAPLSLSEAVADNPGGGAIYAGSNPAHFIHGGGGALPTDANGVPWSGAFITASGNLLADFQLNVTAEAQGRLQVSRLFNMTDDPGVKQMLRFLLARDTMHQNMWLAAIEQLKEDGLEDMPVPEAFPDSGEFTAEYSHTYLGFSSGTDAAEGRWAAGPSPDGKGEFRYDDNPRANAPEPLLPPGDPRLYGTNPEAAGSI; this is translated from the coding sequence ATGTTCCGTCATGTCAAGGACCTGCAGTTCGAGGCCAGGCCGGACGGCCCGGACGCCGCGTTCGCCCGCCGGTTGCAGGAGGTGCTGGGCGGCAAGTGGGGCGAGATGACCGTCGCCAACCAGTACCTCTTCCAGGGCTGGAACTGCCGGCTGCCCGGCAAGTACAAGGACCTGTTGCTCGACGTGGGCACCGAGGAGATGGGCCACGTCGAGATGATCGTCACGATGATCACGCGACTGTTGGACAACGCGCCGCTGTCGCTGTCGGAGGCCGTCGCCGACAATCCGGGAGGCGGGGCGATCTACGCCGGATCGAACCCGGCGCACTTCATCCATGGCGGTGGCGGGGCGTTGCCCACCGACGCCAACGGGGTGCCCTGGAGCGGCGCGTTCATCACCGCGAGCGGAAACCTGCTGGCCGACTTCCAGCTCAATGTCACCGCCGAGGCGCAGGGCAGGCTCCAGGTCTCCCGGTTGTTCAACATGACGGACGACCCGGGCGTCAAACAGATGCTGCGCTTCCTGCTGGCTCGCGACACGATGCACCAGAACATGTGGCTCGCGGCGATCGAGCAGCTCAAGGAGGACGGCCTGGAGGACATGCCGGTGCCGGAGGCGTTCCCGGACTCCGGCGAGTTCACCGCGGAGTACAGCCACACCTACCTGGGCTTCTCGTCGGGCACCGACGCCGCCGAGGGTCGGTGGGCGGCGGGACCGAGCCCGGACGGCAAGGGCGAGTTCCGGTACGACGACAACCCGCGCGCGAACGCCCCGGAGCCCCTGCTGCCCCCGGGAGATCCGCGGTTGTACGGCACGAACCCGGAGGCGGCCGGCTCCATCTAG
- a CDS encoding sensor histidine kinase, whose translation MRARHGLQGLLRGLRRIEPVPGDIREPQVDSELLLRVLCHEFRTPISTLTSLIRALADERRELTGADRRAITELARDQAVHLQSLLRDATAGIGALALVPQPEPAVALAGILREVATLVPAGRRRARATRRAGSCPVPAGRTRQVLVNLVENALRHGPPEGQIGLYATLRGAGLSILVTDEGGVDDALLVALRRPTPAVGMSGLGLWIVRQLVVTDGGALRVHRLQPRGVALEVLLPIAGPVR comes from the coding sequence ATGCGCGCACGGCACGGTTTGCAGGGCCTGCTGCGAGGGTTGCGCCGAATCGAGCCGGTGCCCGGCGACATTCGGGAGCCGCAGGTCGATTCCGAGTTGTTGCTGCGGGTGTTGTGCCACGAGTTTCGCACGCCGATCAGCACCCTGACGTCGCTGATCCGCGCACTCGCCGACGAGCGTCGCGAGCTGACCGGCGCCGACCGGCGGGCGATCACCGAGCTGGCCCGTGACCAGGCCGTCCACCTGCAGAGCCTGCTGCGCGACGCGACCGCCGGCATCGGAGCGCTGGCGTTGGTCCCCCAGCCGGAGCCGGCCGTCGCGCTGGCGGGCATCCTGCGTGAGGTCGCCACGCTGGTGCCGGCCGGTCGGCGGCGTGCGCGGGCCACCCGGCGGGCGGGCTCCTGCCCGGTGCCGGCCGGGCGGACCCGGCAGGTGCTGGTCAACCTGGTGGAGAACGCGTTGCGGCACGGGCCGCCGGAGGGGCAGATCGGGCTCTACGCCACGCTGCGCGGTGCCGGCCTGAGCATCCTGGTCACCGACGAGGGTGGGGTCGACGACGCGCTGCTGGTCGCGTTGCGCCGCCCGACGCCGGCCGTCGGGATGTCCGGTCTCGGGTTGTGGATCGTGCGGCAGCTCGTCGTGACGGATGGGGGAGCGCTGCGGGTGCACCGGCTGCAGCCGCGCGGCGTGGCGCTGGAGGTGCTGCTGCCGATCGCCGGCCCGGTGCGCTGA
- a CDS encoding response regulator, with product MRLVVVDDHPLFVRGLELLLPITTEGRAEVVASTGDAAAAAALVSRCHPDLALVDLHMPAPGGIRAVAAIRRTTPGVRVVAMSGSADPAPALEALRAGAEGFLPKTSEPEELLPPLVAILNGWAVLPAGLLRAMLRPTHATPVDLDGEERRLLRAIATGRTTVDIAEELHVSERTVKRMTAALLRRLRVSNRAEAAAVAGHTGLLGD from the coding sequence ATGCGACTCGTTGTCGTGGACGATCACCCCCTCTTCGTCCGCGGCCTGGAGTTGCTGCTCCCGATCACCACCGAAGGCCGGGCCGAGGTCGTCGCCTCGACCGGCGACGCCGCCGCCGCGGCGGCATTGGTCAGCCGCTGCCACCCCGACCTGGCCCTGGTCGACCTGCACATGCCGGCACCCGGTGGCATCCGGGCGGTGGCCGCGATCCGGCGGACCACCCCGGGGGTACGAGTGGTCGCGATGTCCGGTTCCGCCGACCCCGCACCGGCGCTGGAGGCGCTGCGAGCCGGCGCCGAGGGGTTCCTGCCGAAGACCAGCGAACCGGAGGAACTACTTCCCCCGCTGGTGGCCATCCTCAACGGCTGGGCGGTGCTGCCGGCCGGACTGCTGCGCGCCATGCTGCGACCCACGCACGCCACACCGGTCGACCTGGACGGCGAGGAACGTCGGCTGTTGCGGGCGATCGCCACCGGCCGCACAACCGTCGACATCGCCGAAGAACTGCACGTCTCGGAGCGGACGGTGAAACGGATGACCGCCGCGTTGCTGCGCAGGCTGCGGGTGTCCAACCGGGCGGAGGCGGCCGCCGTCGCCGGTCACACCGGTCTCCTCGGCGATTGA
- a CDS encoding histone-like nucleoid-structuring protein Lsr2 has protein sequence MARKVITVLTDDLDGGKADRTVEFSLDGVAYTIDVSDENAGVLRKALDPYINAGRRIGRGPVDSTRSVRRPGRPTGAGMDREQNRAIREWAVKNGYKISERGRIPVEVVEAYKAR, from the coding sequence ATGGCGAGAAAAGTAATCACGGTCCTGACCGACGACCTGGACGGCGGCAAGGCCGACCGGACGGTCGAGTTCAGTCTCGATGGCGTGGCCTACACGATCGACGTCTCGGATGAAAATGCCGGCGTCCTGCGCAAGGCACTGGATCCGTACATCAATGCGGGTCGGCGGATCGGGCGCGGCCCGGTGGACAGCACCCGTTCAGTCCGGCGGCCGGGGCGACCCACCGGTGCCGGAATGGATCGGGAGCAGAACCGGGCCATCCGGGAATGGGCCGTCAAGAACGGCTACAAGATTTCCGAACGGGGCCGGATCCCGGTTGAGGTCGTCGAGGCGTACAAGGCGCGCTGA
- a CDS encoding DUF2726 domain-containing protein, giving the protein MTSIGSDDRGFLRAVPADGGRDTMLSRADHRVYPARRLSDLVQGRPPGVTGSQWSSASRASFDFVVCAADTGRAIVAVEIGPVAAAGSAEQRVERLKDAVSAAVGLPVLRIGSSTLRAAEHGRRLVEYVIDARAYAAGGAGVTAAEDEPAPVGFRDILGRLPDGRTGPVNDLGALTRAAAVEAYVAGRVADPIVRGLHVRWADGPAQGWSWVQVRPDACLVERVSVTEHRFSCGIDPARLAEDLAAVAVGERLRTNGLTDLLPRTELTAQIVELSRRRHELVGGFAFDHLCAD; this is encoded by the coding sequence ATGACGAGCATCGGCAGCGACGACCGCGGCTTCCTGCGGGCGGTGCCCGCCGACGGTGGACGCGACACGATGCTCAGCCGCGCCGACCACCGGGTCTATCCGGCGCGCCGGCTCAGCGACCTGGTGCAGGGTCGCCCACCCGGCGTCACTGGCAGCCAGTGGAGTTCCGCCAGCCGCGCCAGCTTCGATTTCGTGGTCTGCGCCGCCGACACCGGGCGGGCGATCGTCGCCGTGGAGATCGGTCCGGTCGCGGCCGCCGGCTCGGCGGAGCAGCGCGTCGAGCGACTCAAGGACGCGGTGAGCGCGGCCGTCGGGCTGCCGGTGTTGCGGATCGGATCGTCGACGTTGCGGGCGGCCGAGCACGGCCGACGCCTCGTGGAGTACGTGATCGACGCTCGCGCCTACGCGGCGGGCGGTGCCGGGGTGACCGCCGCCGAGGACGAACCTGCCCCGGTGGGCTTCCGGGACATCCTCGGTCGGCTGCCGGACGGCCGTACCGGGCCGGTCAACGACCTCGGCGCGCTGACCCGCGCGGCGGCCGTCGAGGCGTACGTGGCCGGGCGGGTGGCCGACCCGATCGTGCGAGGCCTGCACGTGCGCTGGGCGGACGGGCCGGCGCAGGGGTGGAGTTGGGTGCAGGTCCGCCCCGACGCGTGCCTCGTCGAGCGGGTCTCGGTGACCGAGCACCGCTTTTCGTGCGGCATCGACCCGGCCCGACTGGCCGAGGATCTCGCCGCGGTCGCCGTGGGTGAGCGGCTGCGTACGAACGGGCTCACGGACCTGCTGCCGCGCACCGAGTTGACCGCGCAGATCGTCGAGTTGAGCCGGCGCCGCCACGAACTCGTGGGCGGGTTCGCCTTCGACCACCTCTGCGCCGACTGA
- a CDS encoding Asp23/Gls24 family envelope stress response protein, which translates to MTTGPSAGTSPSTNLATGPERRPADATGPERRPADAADVARIAVQAAGLVPGVAVVRPAAVRLDDRSVGLDLHLITWYGHSVPTIAETVRAVVADRVTATTGLSVAVVTVTVDDLLVPGVDVSAAPATLLPKDG; encoded by the coding sequence ATGACCACCGGCCCGTCCGCAGGGACGAGCCCCAGCACCAACCTGGCCACCGGGCCGGAAAGACGCCCGGCCGACGCCACCGGGCCGGAACGACGCCCGGCCGACGCGGCGGACGTCGCGCGGATCGCGGTCCAGGCGGCCGGCCTGGTGCCGGGCGTGGCCGTCGTCCGTCCGGCGGCGGTCCGCCTGGACGACCGGTCCGTCGGACTCGACCTGCACCTGATCACCTGGTACGGGCACAGCGTGCCAACCATCGCCGAGACGGTCCGGGCGGTGGTCGCCGACCGGGTGACCGCGACCACCGGGCTCAGCGTGGCGGTGGTGACTGTCACCGTGGACGACCTGCTCGTCCCCGGCGTCGACGTCTCCGCGGCCCCCGCGACCCTCCTGCCGAAGGACGGCTGA
- a CDS encoding DUF6286 domain-containing protein has translation MRSVNRVASLLLATALLVGGSLSAVQALLLALDRPAPLDTAGWFAALSSTPWRDPTVRAVAGAAVLLGLAILVAQLRPWTPVRLRTDERDGWYLHRRCVERRLADAASAVPGVRRARVRVRRRGGQWRPRVRATGDPAARAEIEYAVHQELHRLTAPRPARVDVRLQPRRRPA, from the coding sequence ATGCGGAGCGTCAACCGGGTCGCCTCACTGCTGCTGGCCACCGCGCTGCTCGTCGGCGGGTCGCTGTCGGCCGTCCAGGCACTGCTGCTCGCCCTGGACCGCCCGGCGCCACTCGACACCGCCGGCTGGTTCGCCGCCCTGAGCAGCACCCCGTGGCGCGACCCGACGGTCCGGGCCGTGGCCGGCGCGGCCGTGCTGCTGGGTCTGGCCATCCTGGTCGCCCAGCTGCGCCCGTGGACGCCGGTGCGGTTGCGCACCGACGAACGCGACGGCTGGTACCTGCACCGGCGCTGTGTGGAGCGGCGGCTGGCCGACGCCGCCAGCGCCGTCCCGGGCGTACGCCGCGCGCGGGTCCGGGTCCGGCGACGCGGCGGCCAGTGGCGCCCCCGGGTGCGCGCGACCGGCGACCCGGCGGCCCGGGCGGAGATCGAGTACGCGGTGCACCAGGAGTTGCACCGGCTCACCGCGCCGCGCCCGGCCCGGGTCGACGTCCGGCTCCAGCCGCGGAGGCGGCCGGCATGA